AAATCGCCGGCTGGTGTCCGATAACAGCTCTTAACGGACACCAGAACTTGCACCGCCGAATCGGCCGTGATTCCTTCCTCGAGCGGGTGATTTGCCCGCGGCAACAGAGGAGGCCTCATGGCCACGACAGCGACGAAGCGGAAAACCGCGAAGGCGGCGAAGCCGAAGCGGCCCGCCAAGACGGCAGCTCGCCGGCAGACGCCGGCGCAATCGCGCAAACGTTAGATCCCATCGCCTGGTTGGGTTGAAGGGGCCGCCGATCGGCGGCCTCTCTCATTGTGAGGAGCTACATGCAGCAACCCTCTAAGATCGAAATCCCGCTTTCCGCGGTGGTGGCGATCGCCGGCACCGGGAACGACTTCGCAGCGGTGCTCGAGCAGCACCGCGCTGCGCTCGAGGCGCACCGCCACGGCAAGCCAGGCGCGCCAGCGCCGGTGCATCATGACCTGGTCGACACGCTGATCCAGCGAGTCCCAGACACCAATCCGGACGTTGCGGCGCGCAAACCCGATCAGTTCGTCATTGCGCCTTACGCGATCGTTGATGATACGCCGGTCGACCCGGCTCTGCAGCACACGCTCGACACGCTGCGAAAGACCATTTCCGGCTGATATTCCGAAATACCGCCGCCGGCGGACAGGGAGCGCGTGCTCAGACCACGCGGGACCGCATGATTTCTGCTAAGAATGCTGAAAAGCCGCTCAAAAACGCCAAACACGAGGCAGTTTTGCAGGCTTACGTCGCAGATCCGCAGCGTGTTGGCTTCAAGGCCTATCTCGTTGTTTATCCAAAGTCTTCGGACGCCGCGGCGAAGACCGGCTTCAGCAGATTGCTCAAGAATGCTGACTTTGCGAGACGGCTGCGCACACTTGCCGACCGCGTGACGGAGAAAGTCGTCGAGCGCGCCGTCATTACCACCGAGCAGGTGCTCGAGGAGCTGGCCAAGATCGGCTTCGCCAATATGGCGGACTACTCGGCCGTGACTCGGCTGGATCTCTCGGATATCACCCGCGAGCAGGCAGCCGCGATCTCTTCGGTCGCGATCGAGATCCCTCTCGACGGTGATGTTGAGGAGCAACTCGAGCCGCAGGCGCAAGGCGG
This portion of the Bradyrhizobium diazoefficiens genome encodes:
- a CDS encoding terminase small subunit, yielding MISAKNAEKPLKNAKHEAVLQAYVADPQRVGFKAYLVVYPKSSDAAAKTGFSRLLKNADFARRLRTLADRVTEKVVERAVITTEQVLEELAKIGFANMADYSAVTRLDLSDITREQAAAISSVAIEIPLDGDVEEQLEPQAQGGELRRRRGRDAYKVTFKLHDKRAALVDIGTHLGMFEKKLKVDAKLELVPVVNLNASGRSKR